Proteins from one Cryptomeria japonica chromosome 4, Sugi_1.0, whole genome shotgun sequence genomic window:
- the LOC131875458 gene encoding pentatricopeptide repeat-containing protein At2g13600-like — translation MGTLRVHANCLTKCWKETGFHGMQLLDGILNMERDGISWNAIIGRYTQHGYEKEALTLFGKMRSESVKLSKFTFGSILQACASLQVVEHGRQIHSHAIKFGFQGEFFTASSVVDMYSKCKRTGDARQMFEKMPERNLVSWNAMIPGYSQNGCSGETVKLFREMYCEETRPAGSIFACVLSACARSKCTRT, via the coding sequence ATGGGTACGTTGAGGGTtcatgccaactgtttgacaaaatgctggAAAGAGACGGGATTTCATGGAATGCAATTATTGGACGGTATACTCAACATGGAAAGAGACGGGATTTCATGGAACGCAATTATTGGACGGTATACTCAACATGGTTATGAAAAGGAGGCGCTTACGCTCTTTGGGAAAATGCGAAGTGAAAGCGTGAAGCTGAGCAAGTTCACCTTTGGTAGCATCCTTCAGGCCTGTGCTAGCTTACAAGTTGTTGAACACGGCAGGCAGATTCATTCCCATGCCATCAAATTTGGATTTCAGGGCGAATTCTTTACGGCTAGTTCTGTTGTTGACATGTACTCTAAATGCAAGAGAACAGGAGATGCACGCCAAatgtttgaaaaaatgcccgaacgAAATTTAGTTTCGTGGAATGCAATGATTCCAGGATACTCCCAGAATGGTTGCAGTGGCGAAACTGTAAAGTTGTTTAGAGAAATGTATTGTGAAGAGACGAGACCTGCTGGTTCTATCTTTGCCTGTGTACTCAGTGCATGTGCTCGGTCTAAGTGCACTAGAACTTGA